From Granulicella sp. WH15, the proteins below share one genomic window:
- a CDS encoding ParB/RepB/Spo0J family partition protein yields the protein MNTTVINATEYRNLPLALLTESTTNPRRIFEDAALKELAESIRTQGVLSPLLVRPLNERGFEIVAGARRYRAAQMAEAETVPVRIVNLTDAETLEAQLVENLMRRDVHPMEEASGFRALLNLDEPKYSIEQISARTGKNPAYVAARVKLTELAPIVVEAFYREEIGVGHALLLAKLQPDQQEQALAACFKQDWSAGGEKPKRILLPVRSLQFWIESNILLILKLAPFDKRDGQLVPAAGSCVDCPMRTGHNKLLFSDLGKLDACTSPSCYQAKVDAHVAKTIATKPKLVQISTAYGQQKEGSATLPRNQYVEVRPEKPATKEEATRPEFKTCKYTTEAIVSEGIDKGQLRKVCTEPTCPVHHPKQRPQKVADDTKWKAEQEKQRREAAISNATGIRILAAITAAVPVRLMKRDLLFVVERLASLLDENRLAVVAKQHGIKKAKDSDSIGKLFAAYVRRAEENVLGRVLVELTILHAATRQNAALVLRDAATVYKVDTDAIALKVKQEFAAKEKVQSVKKPVTKTPPKAAKKAKAA from the coding sequence ATGAACACCACCGTTATCAACGCTACCGAGTACCGCAATCTTCCGCTTGCCTTGCTCACCGAGTCCACCACCAACCCGCGCCGCATCTTCGAGGATGCAGCTTTGAAGGAATTGGCAGAGAGCATCCGCACCCAGGGCGTTCTCTCTCCCTTGCTTGTGCGTCCCTTGAATGAACGCGGTTTTGAGATCGTGGCAGGAGCACGGCGTTACCGCGCCGCGCAGATGGCCGAGGCTGAAACTGTACCCGTCCGTATCGTCAATCTCACCGACGCTGAAACCTTAGAGGCTCAATTGGTCGAAAACCTGATGAGGCGTGACGTTCATCCAATGGAGGAAGCCAGCGGTTTTCGCGCTCTCCTGAATCTGGACGAGCCGAAATACTCCATCGAGCAAATCTCCGCACGTACCGGGAAAAATCCGGCTTACGTCGCGGCTCGTGTGAAGCTGACCGAGCTTGCGCCGATAGTGGTCGAAGCCTTCTACCGCGAGGAGATCGGCGTCGGTCATGCGCTCTTACTGGCGAAGCTCCAGCCCGATCAGCAGGAACAGGCGCTTGCCGCTTGCTTCAAACAGGATTGGAGCGCGGGAGGCGAGAAGCCGAAACGCATCCTGCTCCCCGTCCGCAGTCTGCAATTCTGGATTGAGTCGAACATCTTGCTCATCCTCAAACTCGCGCCGTTCGACAAGCGGGACGGGCAGCTTGTGCCAGCAGCCGGGAGTTGCGTGGACTGCCCCATGCGGACAGGGCATAACAAACTCCTGTTCTCCGACCTTGGCAAACTGGACGCTTGCACTTCGCCTAGCTGCTATCAGGCTAAGGTGGATGCCCACGTAGCTAAGACCATCGCCACCAAACCCAAGCTCGTGCAGATCAGCACGGCCTATGGACAGCAGAAGGAAGGCAGCGCCACGTTGCCGCGCAACCAGTACGTTGAAGTCCGGCCTGAGAAGCCCGCGACCAAAGAAGAGGCCACGCGACCGGAGTTCAAGACCTGCAAATACACCACCGAAGCTATCGTCTCCGAAGGCATCGACAAAGGGCAATTGCGTAAGGTATGCACGGAGCCAACCTGCCCGGTGCATCATCCCAAGCAGCGTCCGCAGAAGGTCGCGGACGATACGAAGTGGAAGGCCGAACAGGAGAAGCAGCGCAGGGAGGCCGCAATTTCCAATGCGACCGGCATCCGCATCCTTGCCGCCATCACCGCAGCCGTTCCGGTGCGTCTGATGAAGCGTGACCTGCTTTTCGTGGTGGAGCGGCTGGCTTCCTTGCTGGACGAAAACCGTCTCGCTGTGGTCGCCAAGCAACACGGCATCAAGAAGGCCAAAGACAGCGACTCCATCGGGAAGCTGTTTGCCGCCTATGTGCGACGTGCTGAAGAGAACGTGTTAGGCCGCGTGTTGGTCGAACTGACCATCCTCCACGCAGCCACACGGCAGAACGCCGCGCTGGTTCTCCGCGATGCCGCCACCGTGTACAAGGTGGACACCGATGCTATCGCTCTCAAGGTGAAGCAGGAGTTTGCTGCCAAAGAGAAAGTGCAGTCCGTGAAGAAGCCTGTAACTAAAACCCCACCCAAGGCCGCGAAGAAGGCGAAGGCTGCCTAG
- a CDS encoding sensor histidine kinase yields MADAQEVDLSYGSFMVLRKPLFFWLRWGGFVLALTDVVSGMQTLPGTYRSLNLLFWSKIAFALVYGFLFVRNIPLRINLAPHRERSLLLQILLGVALSLDLTNLSVFCIPFCVPVNRRYRWGAIAVAFTFAAQLIRIFIYRNVALPQLAQIAHSPFKIVVALFDMTGNYIWFGFSFLGACLLFELAKRQHQLVIANHKLVDLQAQIKESARIEERLRLSRELHDAAGHYLTSLSIQLEIAQHRAAEAVLPPIARAQLITRVLLAEIRESVSAWREDETRELSSALKELLRDVTGVQTHLDIQGDIAGVPVSVSHSLYRCAQEAVTNVLRHSEAKNLWIQLARQDGAIVLTIKDDGGGCGEVTKGNGLRGMQSRVEEMRGTLHVGSLSDGGFAVAIGVPIEEEQTA; encoded by the coding sequence ATGGCCGATGCGCAGGAGGTCGATCTCTCGTACGGTAGCTTCATGGTCTTGCGGAAACCGCTCTTTTTCTGGCTCCGTTGGGGTGGATTCGTGCTCGCTCTCACCGATGTTGTGAGCGGGATGCAGACCCTTCCTGGAACCTACAGAAGCCTGAATCTACTGTTTTGGAGCAAGATTGCCTTTGCACTCGTATATGGCTTTCTTTTTGTGCGCAACATTCCCCTGCGGATCAATCTGGCACCACATAGAGAACGCTCCCTGCTGCTGCAAATTCTCCTTGGAGTGGCATTGAGCCTTGATCTCACAAATCTGTCGGTGTTCTGTATCCCCTTCTGCGTTCCTGTAAACCGCCGCTATCGCTGGGGCGCAATCGCTGTCGCTTTCACGTTCGCGGCACAACTGATCCGCATCTTCATCTACAGAAACGTTGCGCTCCCCCAATTGGCTCAGATAGCACATTCGCCATTCAAGATAGTAGTGGCCTTGTTTGACATGACCGGGAACTATATCTGGTTTGGCTTCAGCTTTTTGGGTGCGTGCTTGTTATTTGAACTTGCGAAACGCCAGCATCAGTTAGTGATTGCAAATCATAAGCTGGTCGATCTGCAAGCTCAGATAAAGGAATCGGCACGAATTGAAGAGAGACTCCGGCTGTCCCGTGAACTGCATGATGCTGCGGGACACTATCTCACCAGTTTGAGCATTCAGTTGGAGATTGCACAACATCGGGCTGCGGAAGCGGTACTACCGCCCATTGCAAGAGCGCAACTCATTACGCGGGTGCTGCTGGCGGAGATACGAGAATCGGTTTCGGCATGGAGGGAAGACGAAACAAGAGAGCTTTCGAGTGCGCTGAAAGAGCTGCTGCGGGATGTAACGGGTGTGCAGACCCACCTCGACATACAGGGAGACATTGCGGGTGTACCGGTTTCGGTATCGCATAGTCTGTATCGCTGCGCACAAGAAGCGGTAACAAATGTGCTTCGACATTCCGAAGCGAAAAATCTATGGATTCAGTTGGCCCGCCAAGATGGAGCTATCGTCCTTACGATCAAGGATGATGGAGGCGGCTGCGGTGAAGTTACGAAAGGCAATGGGCTACGCGGGATGCAATCGAGAGTAGAAGAAATGCGCGGCACGCTCCACGTAGGCTCTCTCAGCGATGGAGGATTTGCTGTAGCTATAGGAGTTCCTATTGAGGAGGAACAGACGGCATGA
- a CDS encoding TonB-dependent receptor, translating into MFKNWMKWLALVGILVSSLSYGQENCAIGVRVEGTITDPTGAVIPGAQVRASSGETATTDTAGHYVLPCIPATSTTLTAQADGFASGTASGRARQGETVQVNLQLAVAAVQSDVQVSGDSGIDSGGASMTLNTKAVQGLADDPDDFLRELQVLASEAGGDPATAMIMVDGFQNPSALPPKNSIASIRINPDLFSAKYRYPPFFGGVIEITTKPGADAFHGAVFFTDSDGIFNATDPFSVTATPAGRRRYGFELSGPILSKKSGFALALEKRDIDEFNVVDAVTLDANGGLGPNGNGVPSQQTVSAPERLWIASARGDWQVTPSNVASLSFSANVNNEGNQGVGGLTLADAGYSSLVSEYDLRFHNTQTISPNILNETRIGYSWRRTAQTPGTNTPSVQVSGYFTGGGATSQSLNDRERDLEVDDEMTVVHDKHTVAFGAQSFGIFVHNYDPNTFNGAYVFGGGSAPVLDANNNPTNQTTTISALEQYRRALLNLPGGSPTTYQVTTGTPLVPLTQWQVNLYVQDTLKLTQHWSLDTGFRYSLQTTPGSFANYNPRLGLAWAPGKKQTWVFHARAGFFSEPIPQTDATDVYRLNGILQRQITVYSPSYSAPLTPVPGSVQVATTNLFSPTLVQSKVFNCFVNIEHEFAHQWHASSNFFCGGAYGLIRTVNINAPLVASSVGVAPDPTAALLAPRPIAPGENLIQYQNSGHISGNAAWFTLSQHSYKRFGLSARYLWRNMKSDTLSNPTPQSSYSKQGESARRYNWSRNSVTLSANLILPYHIEATTQFDFSNGVPYNITTGTDNNGDGNYTDRPSYASAPGPGVYKTPYGLMTTNTINGNVPADLGTMPGVVHLDMNLSRAFTLNPKDKNHPRTLTFNARSANLLNHTNVTAVNTILSSGALGQPVAAETARRVELGMRFSF; encoded by the coding sequence ATGTTCAAGAACTGGATGAAATGGCTGGCCCTGGTTGGAATACTGGTTTCATCCTTGAGCTATGGTCAGGAGAACTGCGCCATCGGGGTACGGGTCGAAGGGACAATTACTGACCCTACCGGGGCGGTGATTCCGGGAGCGCAGGTGCGTGCGTCCAGTGGAGAGACAGCTACGACGGACACAGCGGGCCATTATGTGTTGCCGTGCATTCCAGCAACCTCAACCACCCTCACGGCACAGGCTGACGGCTTTGCGAGTGGCACGGCCTCGGGGCGTGCCCGCCAGGGAGAGACCGTTCAGGTCAATCTGCAACTGGCCGTTGCCGCCGTTCAGTCGGACGTTCAGGTGAGCGGAGATTCAGGCATCGACAGCGGCGGTGCCTCAATGACCCTGAACACGAAGGCTGTACAGGGGCTGGCCGATGACCCGGATGATTTTCTGCGCGAGCTTCAAGTGCTGGCTTCTGAAGCTGGCGGCGATCCGGCTACGGCGATGATTATGGTAGACGGTTTCCAAAACCCAAGCGCCCTCCCGCCGAAGAACTCGATTGCTTCAATTCGCATCAACCCCGATCTCTTTTCGGCCAAATATAGGTATCCCCCCTTTTTCGGAGGCGTCATCGAAATTACAACCAAGCCGGGAGCCGACGCTTTCCACGGTGCGGTCTTCTTCACGGACAGCGATGGCATATTCAATGCCACCGACCCGTTTTCAGTTACCGCTACGCCCGCTGGCCGACGGCGATACGGCTTTGAACTGAGTGGGCCGATCCTCTCGAAGAAGAGCGGCTTTGCGTTGGCACTCGAAAAGCGCGACATCGACGAATTCAATGTGGTGGATGCCGTCACGCTTGACGCAAACGGCGGCTTGGGGCCGAATGGAAACGGCGTTCCGTCTCAGCAGACGGTCTCAGCTCCAGAGCGGCTCTGGATTGCGTCGGCGCGTGGAGACTGGCAGGTGACTCCGAGTAACGTAGCCAGCCTCTCATTCTCCGCGAATGTGAACAACGAAGGCAATCAAGGCGTCGGCGGCCTCACACTCGCAGACGCCGGATATTCGAGCCTGGTCAGCGAATACGATCTGCGATTCCACAACACGCAGACCATCAGCCCGAACATCCTGAACGAAACTCGCATTGGATATAGCTGGAGACGGACAGCACAGACACCAGGGACGAATACTCCTTCGGTGCAGGTTTCCGGGTACTTCACAGGCGGCGGAGCAACCAGCCAAAGCCTGAACGACCGGGAACGCGATCTCGAAGTGGATGACGAAATGACTGTGGTGCATGACAAGCACACGGTTGCTTTCGGCGCACAATCGTTTGGCATCTTCGTGCATAATTACGACCCAAACACATTCAATGGTGCCTATGTGTTTGGCGGTGGGAGCGCTCCTGTGCTCGATGCGAACAATAACCCAACCAACCAGACAACGACCATCAGTGCTCTCGAACAATACCGGCGCGCCCTGCTCAACCTCCCCGGAGGATCGCCGACGACCTACCAGGTCACCACGGGAACGCCATTGGTTCCGCTCACGCAATGGCAGGTCAATCTTTATGTGCAGGACACCCTGAAGCTCACGCAGCACTGGAGCCTCGATACCGGCTTTCGTTATTCCTTACAGACAACCCCAGGAAGCTTTGCCAACTACAACCCAAGATTGGGCCTTGCGTGGGCACCGGGCAAAAAGCAAACGTGGGTGTTTCACGCCCGCGCAGGATTCTTTAGTGAACCGATTCCCCAAACTGACGCAACCGATGTTTATCGGCTGAATGGAATCCTGCAACGGCAGATCACCGTGTATTCACCAAGTTATAGCGCCCCCCTAACCCCTGTTCCTGGCTCCGTTCAGGTAGCCACGACGAATCTGTTTTCGCCTACACTTGTTCAATCCAAGGTATTCAATTGCTTTGTCAACATCGAGCATGAGTTCGCCCATCAATGGCATGCCAGTAGCAACTTTTTCTGCGGAGGAGCCTATGGTCTCATTCGCACTGTGAACATCAACGCTCCGCTCGTAGCCAGCAGTGTCGGTGTCGCTCCAGATCCCACGGCGGCTCTGCTTGCACCGCGTCCGATTGCTCCTGGCGAGAACTTGATTCAGTATCAAAATTCCGGCCACATATCCGGCAACGCCGCTTGGTTTACGCTCAGCCAGCACAGTTACAAGCGGTTTGGTCTGTCGGCAAGATACTTGTGGAGAAATATGAAATCCGACACTCTGAGCAATCCGACTCCGCAATCGAGTTATTCAAAACAAGGAGAGTCCGCACGACGTTATAACTGGTCAAGAAACAGTGTCACCCTTTCCGCAAACCTGATCCTTCCGTACCACATTGAAGCTACAACCCAGTTTGATTTTTCCAACGGCGTTCCCTACAACATCACCACCGGCACGGATAATAATGGTGATGGCAATTACACTGATCGTCCTTCGTATGCGTCTGCGCCCGGCCCTGGAGTCTACAAGACGCCCTACGGCCTGATGACGACCAATACCATCAACGGAAACGTTCCGGCCGATCTTGGAACCATGCCGGGAGTGGTTCACCTCGATATGAATCTGAGCCGCGCTTTCACCTTGAACCCCAAAGATAAAAATCATCCTCGCACACTTACATTTAACGCTCGCAGCGCCAACCTGCTGAATCACACGAATGTAACTGCGGTGAACACCATTCTGTCTTCTGGAGCGCTCGGTCAGCCCGTTGCTGCTGAGACAGCGCGGCGTGTTGAATTGGGGATGCGGTTTTCATTCTGA
- a CDS encoding LytTR family DNA-binding domain-containing protein: protein MTLKTVIVDDEPLARDFLGMLLASHKDIEVVALCKNGQEALAYLQSRPVELLFLDVQMPEMGGFDVVERVGLRHLPPTIFVTAYHEHAVRAFDVHAVDYLTKPVEPERLGMALERVRKKIAAETALMTQEQLAAVLNGLRNSTEESKSYSSRFLVKDGEKEILVSVEKIHWIEAADYYSCLHVNGRRYMLRETIGDLSNKLDPKQFVRIHRSSIVNLDQIQEIYRDGQADGTVVLTDGQKLRMSRAGRQKLTELGKTSD from the coding sequence ATGACTCTCAAAACTGTCATCGTGGATGATGAGCCTCTCGCCCGCGACTTCCTTGGAATGTTACTCGCATCGCATAAGGATATTGAGGTTGTCGCGCTATGCAAAAACGGTCAAGAGGCATTGGCTTATCTGCAATCGAGGCCGGTGGAACTTCTGTTTCTGGATGTTCAGATGCCAGAGATGGGAGGTTTCGATGTTGTGGAGCGGGTAGGACTGCGGCACCTGCCGCCAACCATCTTTGTCACGGCCTATCACGAACATGCAGTCCGGGCCTTCGATGTTCATGCAGTCGATTACCTGACCAAACCTGTGGAGCCGGAACGATTGGGGATGGCTCTGGAGCGTGTCCGCAAGAAGATTGCGGCGGAGACAGCTCTTATGACACAGGAGCAGCTTGCGGCTGTGTTGAATGGGCTGCGGAACTCAACTGAGGAATCAAAATCCTATTCCTCGCGGTTTCTGGTGAAAGACGGTGAAAAGGAGATTCTTGTTTCCGTAGAGAAGATCCATTGGATTGAAGCGGCGGATTATTATTCCTGTCTGCATGTAAATGGTCGCAGGTACATGCTGCGCGAAACCATCGGCGATCTGAGCAATAAACTTGATCCCAAACAGTTCGTTCGCATCCATCGGTCTTCGATCGTGAATCTCGACCAGATACAGGAAATCTATCGGGACGGTCAGGCAGATGGTACAGTTGTGCTCACAGATGGACAAAAACTCCGAATGAGCAGGGCAGGTCGTCAGAAGTTGACGGAACTCGGGAAGACCTCCGACTGA
- a CDS encoding histidine kinase: MSRPNSGSRILPVRPAVGLAVVCVIAGFLAVWTAEECNRNLALHHLQASFAPSLLYGCAYWIWWVVVTLVLWTLADRWPATFKPSGLIVMAHLGAACVLATLHLALLKHTLWFGSWYWPAWGRLFHTVWVWTLERFGVELAIYGVIGGACAFLHSRMQAQQKLEIERQLTQAQLKALQMQMEPHFLFNTLNAITSLVAQGRNPEAMKTLTHLNTILRITLQRKAPEKVPFAEELRVIESYLAIQKVRFADRLQVKIDATQEALDGLVPCFLLQPIVENAIQHGIAPRAAGGLIETSVKRIGDKLWMQVRDDGGGPNGSTTQGHGIGMQNVRERLAYFYPDNYKFDTVSPVDGGYEVTIQIPYERAIV, translated from the coding sequence ATGAGTAGACCGAATTCGGGTTCAAGAATTCTCCCGGTGAGACCCGCCGTTGGTTTGGCGGTCGTCTGCGTGATCGCAGGATTCCTTGCGGTGTGGACCGCAGAAGAGTGCAATCGCAATCTCGCGCTGCACCATTTGCAAGCCTCCTTCGCTCCGTCTCTCCTCTATGGCTGCGCGTACTGGATATGGTGGGTTGTCGTGACGTTGGTTCTGTGGACCCTCGCGGACCGATGGCCAGCTACGTTCAAGCCTTCAGGGCTGATAGTCATGGCTCATCTTGGAGCGGCGTGCGTCCTTGCGACCCTGCATTTAGCTCTGCTCAAACACACCCTCTGGTTCGGCTCGTGGTATTGGCCTGCATGGGGCCGCCTATTTCACACAGTTTGGGTGTGGACTCTGGAACGCTTCGGAGTGGAACTCGCCATCTATGGAGTTATCGGCGGCGCGTGCGCGTTCCTCCACTCCCGCATGCAGGCACAACAAAAGTTGGAGATAGAGCGCCAGCTCACGCAGGCCCAACTCAAGGCACTCCAGATGCAGATGGAGCCTCATTTCCTCTTCAATACGTTGAATGCGATTACGAGCCTGGTTGCACAAGGCAGAAATCCAGAGGCAATGAAGACCCTGACGCATCTCAATACGATTCTGCGTATAACTCTCCAGCGCAAAGCTCCTGAGAAAGTGCCGTTTGCCGAAGAACTTCGCGTCATAGAGAGCTACCTTGCGATCCAGAAAGTCCGATTTGCCGACCGCCTCCAAGTCAAGATTGATGCAACGCAGGAAGCACTGGATGGCCTTGTGCCCTGCTTTCTTCTCCAGCCCATTGTCGAAAACGCCATCCAACACGGCATCGCACCCAGGGCGGCAGGCGGTTTGATAGAAACATCCGTCAAACGAATTGGAGATAAACTCTGGATGCAGGTACGGGATGATGGCGGTGGCCCCAATGGTTCCACCACACAAGGACACGGTATCGGCATGCAGAACGTAAGAGAGCGTCTTGCATACTTCTACCCCGACAATTACAAGTTCGATACTGTGTCCCCGGTTGACGGCGGCTATGAGGTCACCATTCAAATTCCCTATGAGCGTGCAATCGTATGA
- a CDS encoding response regulator transcription factor, translating into MRIVLVEDETLVRLGLCELLNLNKGFEIVAQADDGVGAIETIMQTESDVVLMDVRLPGLSGVDVLKEVRQRGLTTPIILITTFDDDDMFFRAIQNGANGFIRKDSTLADLTSCIEKVIAGERVFRPSVTQSARTGLEAFQPKFESMELPEPLTKKELEVLALMTAGLSNKEIAESQGVTEATIKTQASAIFAKLGVRDRVRAVLKGLEIGCI; encoded by the coding sequence ATGAGAATTGTGCTCGTAGAGGACGAAACGCTGGTGCGGCTTGGCCTGTGTGAGCTTCTGAATCTGAACAAGGGCTTTGAGATTGTGGCGCAGGCCGATGATGGCGTAGGCGCAATCGAAACGATCATGCAAACGGAGTCGGACGTGGTGTTGATGGACGTTCGCCTTCCTGGTCTGTCCGGGGTTGACGTGCTCAAGGAAGTGCGACAACGAGGACTGACAACGCCGATCATCTTGATTACTACCTTCGACGATGACGATATGTTTTTTCGCGCAATCCAGAACGGCGCGAATGGGTTTATCCGCAAAGATTCTACTTTAGCGGACCTGACTTCATGTATCGAGAAAGTGATTGCCGGAGAGCGGGTGTTCCGTCCCTCGGTGACTCAGAGTGCGCGTACCGGCCTTGAAGCCTTCCAGCCGAAGTTCGAGAGTATGGAACTTCCAGAACCCCTAACGAAGAAAGAACTGGAAGTGCTGGCATTAATGACTGCGGGCCTCAGCAATAAAGAGATTGCGGAAAGCCAGGGTGTCACCGAAGCAACCATCAAGACACAAGCGTCGGCAATTTTTGCGAAGCTGGGTGTGAGAGACCGGGTCCGTGCTGTGCTGAAAGGTTTGGAGATCGGTTGTATCTAA
- a CDS encoding carboxypeptidase-like regulatory domain-containing protein — protein sequence MLMADSLFLSFQYSQSMCDRDNHWDGEGKHNGMKRWRPATGGTRCKFFICPSWAVIVMLPFLAASLSAQQALLASGELPDAPVPQVSTSVSADQPTANVSGAVTDVSGAVIAGAAVTLENAVSHDKKTAVTNEQGIFTFAPLDAGIFTITIQSKGFAPVVKTGISLHAGENYQLSPTTMQVAAATATVEVGAQTQYELAEAQIKAEEKQRFLFIEPNFYVTYISNPAPLTAGQKMRLATRFAVDPFTFIYAGAVAGVEQANNDYPGYGRGAAGYGKRYGATVGDIVTGSIIGAGALPALLHQDPRYFYKGTGSIPSRIGYALATIVRTKGDDGKWQPNYSGILGDLASGAISNSYLAPGDRKGAVTVINGAVEGFALRGVTALEQEFLARWITTHSKDKGTIGRH from the coding sequence ATGCTGATGGCCGATTCCTTATTTCTTTCATTCCAATACAGTCAATCCATGTGTGATCGGGACAACCACTGGGATGGTGAAGGAAAGCATAACGGCATGAAACGTTGGCGACCGGCGACGGGAGGGACAAGATGCAAGTTCTTCATCTGCCCCTCTTGGGCCGTCATCGTCATGCTTCCATTCCTTGCCGCAAGTTTATCGGCGCAGCAAGCGTTGCTGGCGTCGGGCGAGCTGCCCGATGCCCCTGTTCCCCAGGTCTCCACGTCAGTTTCAGCCGATCAGCCGACGGCGAACGTCAGTGGCGCTGTGACAGACGTTAGTGGCGCGGTCATCGCCGGTGCAGCGGTAACACTCGAAAATGCCGTTAGCCATGACAAGAAAACGGCCGTAACGAACGAACAAGGCATCTTTACTTTTGCCCCGCTGGATGCGGGCATCTTTACGATCACGATTCAATCCAAGGGTTTTGCCCCGGTTGTGAAAACCGGCATCTCTCTCCACGCGGGCGAGAATTATCAATTGTCCCCCACCACAATGCAGGTTGCTGCCGCGACCGCGACGGTCGAGGTAGGTGCTCAGACGCAATATGAATTAGCCGAAGCGCAGATCAAGGCGGAGGAAAAGCAACGGTTCCTTTTCATCGAGCCGAATTTCTACGTTACCTACATTTCAAATCCAGCCCCGCTCACGGCGGGGCAAAAAATGCGGCTTGCCACGAGATTCGCCGTCGATCCCTTTACCTTCATTTACGCCGGAGCCGTCGCTGGTGTCGAACAGGCGAACAATGACTATCCCGGCTATGGACGCGGTGCCGCCGGATACGGCAAACGGTATGGTGCTACGGTCGGGGACATCGTAACCGGCAGCATCATCGGTGCAGGTGCCTTGCCCGCTCTGTTACATCAAGACCCACGCTACTTCTACAAGGGGACGGGTAGCATTCCATCGCGGATAGGCTATGCCCTTGCAACCATCGTGAGAACCAAAGGCGACGACGGAAAGTGGCAACCGAACTACTCAGGAATTCTCGGCGATCTTGCTTCGGGCGCGATCTCCAACAGCTACCTTGCTCCGGGTGACAGAAAAGGGGCTGTGACGGTTATCAATGGTGCTGTAGAAGGCTTCG
- a CDS encoding ArdC family protein: MEYQSNINSNSASTASNGIATTVATTRRNRPTTENPERPQQQPQTAKEVIAANVQNLIEQLEAGHSDALTAYLNAMSRFHNYSFGNILEIARQKPDATRVAGFWKWKEFGRSVKKGEKGIRILAPIVGIRRKKDEEVQASKDPAAINKPVLVGFRSAYVFDVSQTEGAEIPTMREISGDVGENRDRLIAFIERQGIELAFTERIAPALGMSYGGRIAILPGQSKAEEFSTLVHELAHEMLHKAERRTATTKTVRETEAEAIAFVIGKAVGLETGSASADYIQLYHGNASLLAESLEVIQQTSAVILAALQPSAAATMPDAELAKVA, encoded by the coding sequence ATGGAATATCAAAGCAACATCAACAGCAACAGCGCATCCACCGCCAGCAATGGCATAGCCACCACCGTAGCCACTACCCGCCGCAATCGTCCCACCACCGAAAACCCTGAAAGACCGCAGCAACAGCCACAGACGGCGAAAGAAGTAATCGCCGCCAACGTGCAGAACCTCATCGAGCAGCTAGAGGCCGGACACTCCGATGCACTCACCGCTTACCTCAATGCGATGAGCCGCTTTCATAACTACTCGTTTGGCAATATCCTCGAAATCGCACGGCAGAAGCCGGATGCAACCCGCGTTGCCGGATTCTGGAAGTGGAAAGAGTTTGGCCGCAGCGTGAAGAAGGGCGAGAAGGGCATCCGCATCCTTGCCCCCATCGTCGGCATTCGTCGCAAGAAAGACGAGGAAGTGCAGGCCAGCAAAGACCCCGCCGCGATCAATAAGCCCGTATTGGTTGGGTTTCGTTCGGCGTATGTCTTCGATGTGTCGCAGACCGAAGGCGCGGAGATTCCCACGATGCGGGAGATTTCCGGCGATGTAGGCGAGAACCGCGACCGTCTCATTGCCTTCATCGAACGTCAGGGCATCGAACTTGCTTTTACCGAGCGCATCGCCCCCGCGCTTGGCATGAGCTACGGCGGACGCATCGCCATCCTGCCCGGTCAGTCGAAGGCCGAGGAGTTCAGCACGCTTGTTCACGAGCTGGCGCACGAGATGCTGCACAAGGCCGAGCGGCGCACGGCAACGACGAAGACAGTGCGCGAAACCGAGGCCGAGGCTATCGCCTTTGTCATCGGCAAGGCCGTAGGGCTGGAGACGGGTTCGGCCAGTGCCGACTACATCCAGCTTTACCACGGCAATGCTTCACTCCTAGCCGAAAGTCTGGAAGTCATTCAGCAGACCTCAGCCGTCATCCTTGCCGCATTGCAGCCGTCCGCAGCCGCGACGATGCCCGATGCAGAACTGGCGAAGGTGGCGTAA